The genomic DNA TGATAATGTTTTTCAAGAACGAAAATTTGTTTTTGATATTAATAATCCAATCACTAGGATTGGAATTAGGTTATTGATGAAGAAGTATTCTTCACCTTATGAATATCTCTTTGTTAAGACGAAATTTCCCAAAAGTAAGAGTCATTTGGTCAAGCTTTTACCAGAAACCAAATCCCCCAAGCATTACCCTTTGAGATACGACCTTTATGAAATAGTAAAACATTGCAATCAGTCAAAGATAGTTATCACCGATAACAAATCTTTCTTTGATCTTCTCACTAATTTTCCGCTTCAGAACAGACTTTTGTTCTGCAAGGGTCTGTTTTTAAACCACAAAGTAAGTGATTACCTGAAATAAAGGTAACAAAAGATGTTCATAATAGTTAACATTATGTATAAAAACTAAGTATTTAATAGATGAGGATTCTATGAAGAAATTGTTTTTGATCGCAATCTTGATTTTAGGAATAGCAGTTATATACTCCGGTGAGCTTGACGATTTTCGCTTTGCTTTAGGTTTATATTCTGATCAGAACTACTCACTGGCAAAGGTTGAGCTCCAAAAATTCCTTAATCAATATCCGGATAGTAATTTTATTGAAAATGCTCGTTTCCTGTTGGCTAACATCTATCTCAAAGAACGGAGTTACCAGCAAGCAAAGGAGCTTTTTGAACAACTTCATGCAACCACTACTGACCCGGTTATCAGACCGGATATAGTTTTAGGTTTAGCCCAAACTTATTTCTTTACTAACCAGACAGATAAGTCACATAGTACTTTTTTGCGTTTCACCAGGGAATTCAGGCAACACAGGTCTATCTGGAAAGCACATTATTTTCTAGGACGCATTGAATATCAAAGAGGGAATCTGCAAGCTTCTCTTAATCACCTTAATACTGCTGAGCAGCATTCTACTGATTGGCAGATCAAGATCGCCAAAGTTGAAACAGAGCTTGCCTTGGGAGATAATGAATCTGTAGCGAGATTATTGGATCATTATCTCTCAGGGGAAACGAGAAATGAGTATTTCTATCAAATGATAGTACTCTATCTCAACCAGATGCTAAAACTTGGCGATTATGACACTGTTATTGCCTATGCTTATGACTATATTCCGAAATCATCGCAATACCATGACGATTACCTGCTTGTTTTAGGAGAAGCAAAGTATGAGTTGGGATATTATGATAGTGCTATAGATAGGTTAACAACAATAAAGAGACCTATTGAAAGAGCAAAATATCTCATTGCACTCTGTAATATGAGTATGGATAATCTCTCTATAGCCGAGCATCTCTTCACTGAATTGAGCAATGAAGCAGCAAATTTGGAAATTCGTACCAATAGTTTCTTCTTCTTAGCGAGCTTGCGAGGAAGAGAAAATATTGAAAATGCAAATACTATGCTACACCAATTTATCGAACAGAACCCTCAGCATCCCTTTATTGGAACTGCTTATTATCAGATCGCTCTCAATAATTTCCGGCGAGATCACTTCAATGAAGCAATTACAGGATTTCAGAGAGCAAAAGAACTCGGTATTGTGCCTGAATTTGAAGAAAGAACTCTTTATCTGACAGCCGAATCTAATTTCCAGTTGCGGAATAATCAACTGGCAAGAGATGGATTCGATGAATATCTGACAAAATATCCTGAAGGTAGTTTTGTTGATGAAGCACTGTTTAAGACCGGTCTATTTTATTATGAAAGAAATGACTATCCGAGAGCACTCGTCCAATTCGAGAGGTTGGTTAATGAACATCCTGATTCAACCCGCTTGAGCATGGCTCTTTTCTATCAGGGTGAAATATTTTCAGAAAGCCGCCAGTATGATATTGCCATGAACAAATATCAGGCAGCAATGCCCGGTTTTGATGATCGTAACCTGCTTTGGATTAGATTAGCACAGGTCAATTTCTTGCAGGGTAATTATGATAGAGCTTTGACTAACTTAAGTAATGTACCCGATACACCAGATTTTCTCTATGAAAAGAACATCATTACCGGTAACATTCATTTCGCCAGAGGCAATTATCTAAGCGCTCTGAGGAGTTTCGATAACGCATCAAGCCATAGCACTACCGACAAACAATGGGTAGATGCTGTTTTGAGACAGGCTAGAACTCTCTACCAACTTAAAGAATACCGTGAAGCTACAAATCTTTATCGTCGTCTCCACGACAGAGCTCCTGATGAACAGTATATATTGATGGCTGCTGCTGCTGCTTTTACTGCTGAAGATTATCGAGGTGCTATTGAACAATATCAAAGGTATATTGACGAATATCCTTACGGTCGGGATTTTTATCAGGCAAAACTTCATATCGCCGATTCTTACTACAACTTGAAGGATTACGTTACTGCTGCAGATAAATATCAGGAGTTAATCTCTCCCGAGAGAGAAAGAGCTATTCTGATCAACAGTCTGAATGGCTTAGAATGGTCAGCACTGCAAAGTGAACGTGTAGATTTTGTTGCTCTGATAAATGAATCAATCAGACCCGATAGTCCGACTGATTTTGTGCTACTCCTCTATGACCGTAAAATAAAATACTACTACTCCCAGAGACAATGGAATGAAGTGATCAATACTGCCCGTTTTATTGAACAACTGTCTCCTGCAGCCCCGAACATTTATGAATATCGTCGCTTGATGGCTATAGCCCATACCAATCTAAATCAATTTAATGACGCAGAAAGAATTTTCAGTGCTTTACACAGAGAAAAAACAGATCCACAGGTACTATATGCCTGGTCACGGTTAGATTTAGCACAACAAGATAGCACCTCAGCCCTGCAGAAGTTGCAACAGGCAACACAATTGACCAACGAAAGCCAGATCTGGTTAGATATTTTGACACTCTCCGTAAAACTCAACGACCAACAATTCCGTAGAGATTATGACCGGTATCTCAGTTTTGCCAGAGGAGCTGAAAGAGAACAGGCAATGCTGCTCTTCATTGAATGGAATATGCAGAATAACCGTTATCAGGAAGCTCGCCAAACCATAGATACTCTCCTGCAAAGCAGCTTTGAACCCATTAAGGCAAAAGCTCAGTATTACAAAGGGGTTCATCTTTATAAAACTGGAAATATTAACGAAGCTATCCCGGAACTATTGAGAGTTAGATACCTCTTCCCCAGAATCGAAGATGTACGATTGGAAGCTGAAATTCTGGCTATTCAAGCTTATATGGAAATCAACGATAAAGATAATGCACAAAAGCTTTTTGACGCTATAAGAAACAGTCTTGATCCTGAAAAGCGAGAAGAACTCAGAAAATTGGTGGAGGGTTGATAAATGAGACTGCTGATCACAATAGTTATTATGTTCTTTTTATTACCTTTAAGTCAGATTTTTGCTCAGGCACCGGAAGATGAAATTAAACTGCCCGATATTATAATCCTCGGTGAAACGGAAAAATTGCTTGATACTATCTCACTTGAGGAGCGACTGAGACCATTCTGGAACCTGCATTCCCTGAAAAGATTCGAATATGAACCCTTTCTTACCCCCGAATCAATGATCCCTTATCAGGAGAAGATCAAACGTTACGATGGACTGATCTCCTTACACGGTGGAAATACCTATTATCTTAACTTCCTTGGATTGTATGACAATCCCCGTAACAACTGGTTATCTTTCTACGCAGGATTTCAAAATCGCCAAAATGACAAAAACAGGATCAGACGCTCTTTCTTTGCCGGTTGGTCACCATCCTATAAAAGTATAGCATTTGATCTTGAGACCTCATATTACTTATTTGAACAGCAAACTGATTTACAAACAGAATCTATTAACAGAACAGAAGAATTAGGTTTTTCTCTCACATTGGAGACAGATCGAGCCGTTATAAATCCTATCGATATTAGGAATGTTTATTTAAACATCTCCTATAAGGACTATAAACAAGTTCTGCCTTATTATAATGGCGAAAATGATCTACCTGGAATTACTACTAAGATTACTGATATCGATCTTCATACCAGAATGACTTTTCCTCTGGAAGAAGCAGAATTATCGATACCAATAGAGATAATTCTGGTAAAGCAAACTTCACCGGGTCTTAATGCCGGCGTGAGAATAGAGGATTTTTTCCTGCTCGACAATATTAGTCTGCATTTAATCGCTGACAGATATGCCCTCTTCCCCTCAATCGGGTTTCAATTCAAGTACGACTTAAACTCATATTCCCGCATATTCCTCGCTAATGAACCGCAAATAGATACAAGAAACCGCTCTGATTTCCTGCTCGATAACCCAGATCAGGAATTGAAGGTTAATAAACGGATCGTAAAAAATCCTCTTAATGCTTCTCTGACTTTTGAAAATGATCGCTGGCTTCCCCTCTCTCTGGCTTATAAGATCAGATGGCATAAAGATTATCTCTATTATTCGGAATCAACAGAGCAATACCTTTTCGCTCAGAATAACACAGATCTCATGGAACAGCAATTATCGCTAGTTCTGGCATATCATATAAAAGATATTCTGCTCAGAAACAGCTTCGAGTATTTCAGTTATAATGAAGATATCCCATTTATCCCTCAATGGCAGAATAAGACTACTATTGGCTGGTATGCCGTTGATTGGCAAATTTGGAGTGATCTTATCTATATCGGAAAAAGGAAGAACCTGATTGACGTAGCTATGAAAGACGCTCTGTTACTTTCTTTCACGGCACGTAAGAAAATAATAGATAACCTAACTGCTGAAGTGAGTGTCAATAATCTTTTAGATCAATCATATAGAAAATACGAGCTTACCGATCCTCAGTATTTCGATAATCCGGTTGTAACTAATCAGATACCAACAGAACCCTTATTCTTCAAGGGTGGACTGATCTGGAGATTCTGATCATGAGAGGGTGAGATAGCTCGAAAGAGGACAAATCCGGTGGAAGGAATAGCAAGAATTTAACCACGGAGACACAGAGACACAGAGAAAAAAAGAGAAAAATGAG from Candidatus Cloacimonadota bacterium includes the following:
- a CDS encoding tetratricopeptide repeat protein, translating into MKKLFLIAILILGIAVIYSGELDDFRFALGLYSDQNYSLAKVELQKFLNQYPDSNFIENARFLLANIYLKERSYQQAKELFEQLHATTTDPVIRPDIVLGLAQTYFFTNQTDKSHSTFLRFTREFRQHRSIWKAHYFLGRIEYQRGNLQASLNHLNTAEQHSTDWQIKIAKVETELALGDNESVARLLDHYLSGETRNEYFYQMIVLYLNQMLKLGDYDTVIAYAYDYIPKSSQYHDDYLLVLGEAKYELGYYDSAIDRLTTIKRPIERAKYLIALCNMSMDNLSIAEHLFTELSNEAANLEIRTNSFFFLASLRGRENIENANTMLHQFIEQNPQHPFIGTAYYQIALNNFRRDHFNEAITGFQRAKELGIVPEFEERTLYLTAESNFQLRNNQLARDGFDEYLTKYPEGSFVDEALFKTGLFYYERNDYPRALVQFERLVNEHPDSTRLSMALFYQGEIFSESRQYDIAMNKYQAAMPGFDDRNLLWIRLAQVNFLQGNYDRALTNLSNVPDTPDFLYEKNIITGNIHFARGNYLSALRSFDNASSHSTTDKQWVDAVLRQARTLYQLKEYREATNLYRRLHDRAPDEQYILMAAAAAFTAEDYRGAIEQYQRYIDEYPYGRDFYQAKLHIADSYYNLKDYVTAADKYQELISPERERAILINSLNGLEWSALQSERVDFVALINESIRPDSPTDFVLLLYDRKIKYYYSQRQWNEVINTARFIEQLSPAAPNIYEYRRLMAIAHTNLNQFNDAERIFSALHREKTDPQVLYAWSRLDLAQQDSTSALQKLQQATQLTNESQIWLDILTLSVKLNDQQFRRDYDRYLSFARGAEREQAMLLFIEWNMQNNRYQEARQTIDTLLQSSFEPIKAKAQYYKGVHLYKTGNINEAIPELLRVRYLFPRIEDVRLEAEILAIQAYMEINDKDNAQKLFDAIRNSLDPEKREELRKLVEG
- a CDS encoding TonB-dependent receptor, with translation MRLLITIVIMFFLLPLSQIFAQAPEDEIKLPDIIILGETEKLLDTISLEERLRPFWNLHSLKRFEYEPFLTPESMIPYQEKIKRYDGLISLHGGNTYYLNFLGLYDNPRNNWLSFYAGFQNRQNDKNRIRRSFFAGWSPSYKSIAFDLETSYYLFEQQTDLQTESINRTEELGFSLTLETDRAVINPIDIRNVYLNISYKDYKQVLPYYNGENDLPGITTKITDIDLHTRMTFPLEEAELSIPIEIILVKQTSPGLNAGVRIEDFFLLDNISLHLIADRYALFPSIGFQFKYDLNSYSRIFLANEPQIDTRNRSDFLLDNPDQELKVNKRIVKNPLNASLTFENDRWLPLSLAYKIRWHKDYLYYSESTEQYLFAQNNTDLMEQQLSLVLAYHIKDILLRNSFEYFSYNEDIPFIPQWQNKTTIGWYAVDWQIWSDLIYIGKRKNLIDVAMKDALLLSFTARKKIIDNLTAEVSVNNLLDQSYRKYELTDPQYFDNPVVTNQIPTEPLFFKGGLIWRF